In a genomic window of Methylovirgula sp. 4M-Z18:
- a CDS encoding YcaO-like family protein translates to MTFPLRRVFNSIFAPGERLSLKAHRSATHRVLDPETSYQNIRPFLRLMGVTRVADVTNLDYLGIPTIAVIRPNSVSLDVQQGKGISLLHAKVSGLMEAMEYHCFERARPDCRGYVPRDLAGHRTVMPRRLLLKSRAYVTPLDWRRGIDMVSGGEVLVPEEIVSCDYTRPHRSGYGYFLPSSNGVATGNTFDEAALHALCELIERDAHFLWRRSPSAHRAATRIDPSASDDPHVHLYLDKYARSGMRVEVWEITSDIGVPAFLCAIDDEDCSPPYLGRFFGSGCHPSVAVALCRALSEAAQTRLTIISGARDDITPSDYATFGWSGNIGSLLARPPMRAADGTRPIQSKSFDTLSIGEDLHLVMARLVKAGIKTLIAFDLTDPDIGIPCVRMVAPDLEGPHDWPGYRPGRRASKWMRQWQ, encoded by the coding sequence ATGACGTTTCCGTTGCGCCGTGTCTTCAACAGCATTTTCGCGCCGGGGGAAAGGCTTTCGCTCAAGGCGCACCGGAGCGCCACGCACCGTGTTCTTGACCCGGAAACATCCTACCAAAACATCCGGCCCTTTTTGCGTTTGATGGGGGTGACGCGCGTCGCCGATGTCACCAATCTCGATTATCTCGGCATTCCCACGATCGCGGTCATCCGGCCCAATTCCGTCAGCCTCGACGTTCAGCAGGGGAAGGGCATATCCCTCCTACATGCCAAGGTCTCCGGGCTGATGGAGGCGATGGAATATCATTGCTTCGAACGCGCGCGCCCGGATTGCCGCGGTTATGTCCCGAGGGATCTTGCCGGCCACCGCACTGTGATGCCCCGACGCTTGCTGCTCAAATCGCGCGCCTATGTCACGCCGCTCGACTGGCGGCGCGGCATCGACATGGTCTCGGGCGGGGAGGTTCTTGTCCCTGAAGAAATCGTGAGTTGCGACTACACGCGGCCGCATCGGTCTGGCTACGGATATTTCCTGCCGAGTTCCAACGGCGTGGCGACGGGAAACACGTTTGACGAGGCCGCGCTGCATGCCTTGTGCGAATTGATCGAGCGCGATGCCCACTTCCTTTGGCGCCGATCGCCGTCCGCCCACCGCGCGGCAACGCGGATCGATCCGAGCGCGAGCGACGATCCGCACGTTCATCTCTATCTCGACAAATACGCCAGATCCGGCATGCGCGTCGAGGTTTGGGAAATCACCTCCGACATCGGCGTGCCGGCGTTTCTGTGCGCGATCGACGATGAGGACTGTTCGCCGCCGTATCTCGGACGGTTTTTTGGCAGCGGCTGCCACCCGTCGGTTGCCGTCGCACTGTGCCGGGCCTTGAGCGAAGCGGCGCAGACGCGGCTCACGATCATTTCGGGCGCCAGGGACGACATCACGCCATCCGATTACGCCACCTTCGGCTGGAGCGGCAATATTGGCAGTTTGCTCGCGCGCCCGCCCATGCGGGCGGCCGACGGGACGCGCCCCATTCAGAGCAAGTCCTTCGACACGTTGTCCATCGGCGAAGACTTACACCTCGTCATGGCGCGCCTGGTGAAAGCCGGCATCAAAACCTTGATTGCCTTTGATCTGACCGATCCCGATATCGGCATTCCGTGTGTGCGCATGGTCGCGCCCGATCTCGAAGGGCCCCATGATTGGCCCGGCTATCGCCCGGGGCGACGAGCAAGCAAATGGATGCGCCAATGGCAATGA
- a CDS encoding TfuA-like protein, which translates to MAMIVFAGPSLGAAPETDGRIVFRPPAACGDLLRACGERPEAIGLIDGYFETRPSVWHKEILWALRQGVAVYGAASMGALRAAECAAFGMIGLGQVFALYRDGVIDRDDEVAVQHGPPETNYVLLSEALVNIRATLARAVAAGVLEQGGADGLLACAADLFYKERTWEAACAAWQAQGAEPVRAAAFLQWLPQHKVDVKRADALQLVAALLAHKGVDRPPAPAFDFAHTQFWEILRRRVGASDSA; encoded by the coding sequence ATGGCAATGATCGTCTTTGCCGGGCCAAGCCTTGGCGCTGCGCCCGAGACCGACGGGCGCATCGTGTTTCGGCCGCCGGCGGCCTGCGGCGATCTTTTGCGCGCCTGTGGCGAGCGGCCGGAGGCCATCGGTCTCATCGACGGCTATTTCGAGACGCGGCCTTCCGTCTGGCACAAGGAAATCCTGTGGGCGTTGCGGCAGGGCGTTGCGGTCTATGGCGCGGCGAGCATGGGGGCGCTGCGCGCGGCCGAATGTGCCGCCTTCGGTATGATTGGGCTCGGCCAAGTGTTCGCGCTCTACCGCGACGGCGTCATCGATCGCGACGATGAAGTTGCGGTGCAGCATGGCCCGCCGGAAACGAATTATGTGCTTTTGTCCGAGGCGCTGGTGAACATCCGAGCCACGCTGGCGCGGGCGGTGGCGGCTGGCGTGCTGGAGCAGGGTGGGGCTGATGGCTTGCTCGCTTGCGCGGCAGACCTCTTTTACAAGGAGCGCACCTGGGAAGCCGCCTGTGCCGCCTGGCAGGCGCAAGGAGCGGAACCTGTCCGAGCCGCGGCATTCCTGCAATGGCTGCCACAGCATAAGGTCGATGTGAAACGTGCCGATGCGCTGCAACTCGTCGCTGCTCTGTTGGCACACAAGGGGGTGGACAGACCCCCGGCGCCGGCCTTCGACTTCGCCCATACGCAATTTTGGGAAATCCTGCGGCGGCGGGTCGGCGCATCCGATTCCGCATGA
- a CDS encoding helix-turn-helix transcriptional regulator: MDISESGVVILEERALIGDILVHALKEAIPNLATHAARDFDAVHQLNPKVLIVSLMSRTMDIAQFERMVGDACVQAKSIPLIFLTDTADDAMTDIIVRHRPRGWIVASLGFPIMVAAVQLVLMGGTFLHTVNPSKLAKAPSAAPAAAPRLERRPSSPLLIDLTQRERDVLTQLKLGKPNKVIAHELNISQSTIKVHLRNMMRKLNVYNRTQVVLASYGEEEVRDADALEPEI, from the coding sequence ATGGATATCTCAGAGTCTGGCGTCGTCATCCTCGAGGAGCGTGCGCTGATCGGGGATATTCTGGTTCACGCCCTGAAGGAGGCCATCCCGAACCTTGCGACCCATGCGGCCCGCGATTTTGATGCGGTGCATCAACTCAATCCGAAAGTACTGATCGTCAGCCTGATGAGCCGCACGATGGACATCGCCCAGTTCGAGCGGATGGTCGGCGACGCATGCGTGCAGGCCAAGAGCATACCGCTGATCTTTCTCACCGATACGGCCGATGATGCGATGACGGACATTATCGTCCGTCACCGGCCGCGCGGCTGGATCGTGGCATCGCTCGGCTTTCCGATCATGGTGGCGGCCGTGCAACTCGTGCTGATGGGCGGTACATTCCTGCATACGGTCAACCCTTCGAAGCTGGCTAAGGCTCCGTCCGCCGCGCCGGCGGCCGCGCCCCGCCTTGAGCGCCGGCCCTCGTCGCCGTTGCTGATCGACCTTACCCAGCGCGAGCGTGATGTGCTCACGCAGCTCAAGCTCGGCAAACCGAACAAGGTGATCGCGCACGAATTGAATATTTCACAGAGCACGATCAAGGTTCACTTGCGCAATATGATGCGCAAACTGAATGTCTACAACCGCACGCAGGTCGTTCTCGCCTCGTATGGTGAGGAAGAGGTACGGGATGCAGACGCTTTGGAACCGGAAATTTGA
- a CDS encoding Crp/Fnr family transcriptional regulator, producing MSGHYPTQRLESAPASGDETSGAGGAGHRMQLKREVLARHPLFAFLTDVELARLAHYARLQFFPANTLIFSKGDKGASLLAVVSGRVKICSQSPDGKEVMLNVIQPGELFGEISLLDGRPRTADAVTMQESEILILERRDFVPFVRQNPDVALSLMEVLCGRIRRTSEQAENVLLRDMRVNLAQVIIRLAMPKRNSHVSVVDVTQKELGQMTGLSRESTNKQIQEWVRRGWVETYKGGLYVHNMAALQQYAENS from the coding sequence ATGAGCGGCCACTATCCGACACAACGCTTGGAGAGCGCGCCCGCATCGGGTGACGAGACCTCCGGCGCAGGTGGTGCTGGCCATCGCATGCAGTTGAAGCGCGAGGTGCTCGCGCGGCATCCGCTGTTCGCGTTTCTGACCGATGTGGAATTGGCCCGACTCGCTCACTATGCGCGCCTGCAATTCTTTCCGGCCAATACGCTGATTTTCTCCAAGGGCGACAAGGGTGCGAGCCTGCTCGCCGTGGTGAGCGGCCGGGTGAAGATCTGCAGCCAGTCGCCCGACGGCAAGGAAGTCATGCTGAATGTGATTCAGCCGGGCGAGTTGTTCGGTGAAATATCGCTGCTTGACGGCCGGCCACGCACGGCCGACGCCGTGACCATGCAGGAGAGCGAGATCCTCATCCTTGAGCGGCGCGACTTCGTGCCCTTCGTGCGGCAGAACCCGGATGTTGCCCTGTCGCTGATGGAGGTTCTGTGCGGCCGTATCCGCCGGACCAGCGAACAGGCCGAAAACGTACTTTTGCGCGACATGCGCGTGAATCTGGCGCAGGTGATCATTCGCCTCGCGATGCCCAAGCGCAACAGCCACGTTTCGGTGGTCGACGTCACGCAAAAAGAGCTCGGCCAGATGACCGGCCTGTCGCGCGAATCGACCAATAAGCAAATCCAGGAGTGGGTCCGCCGCGGCTGGGTGGAGACCTACAAGGGCGGTCTGTACGTGCACAACATGGCGGCGCTGCAGCAATATGCCGAGAATTCGTGA
- a CDS encoding arsenate reductase ArsC, translating into MSESSEPEHVYNVLFLCMGNSARSIMAESILNKDGAGRFKAHSAGSNPNRKVNPIALKTLEHAGYPVEGFRSKSWDEFATPAAPKMDFVFTVCDDAAEESCPVWPGQPVSAHWGIEDPARVDGTDIEKEAAFVTTLRYLRNRISAFIALPIAALDKSVLGPRLQEIGLSEGTTSGRDSPS; encoded by the coding sequence ATGTCCGAATCCTCAGAGCCAGAGCATGTCTACAACGTGCTGTTCCTATGCATGGGAAATTCAGCCCGCTCGATCATGGCTGAAAGCATCCTGAACAAAGACGGAGCCGGCAGGTTCAAGGCGCACTCCGCCGGTAGCAATCCAAATAGGAAGGTCAATCCCATCGCGCTCAAGACGCTTGAGCATGCGGGCTATCCGGTTGAGGGTTTTCGCTCCAAGAGCTGGGATGAATTTGCAACGCCGGCTGCGCCGAAGATGGATTTCGTTTTCACCGTTTGCGACGATGCAGCCGAAGAGAGTTGCCCCGTTTGGCCCGGCCAGCCCGTATCAGCGCACTGGGGTATTGAAGACCCGGCCCGCGTCGACGGCACGGATATCGAAAAGGAGGCGGCCTTCGTCACTACATTGCGATATCTCAGAAACCGCATTTCGGCATTCATCGCCCTTCCGATCGCTGCTCTGGACAAATCTGTGTTGGGCCCGAGGTTGCAGGAAATAGGCCTGAGCGAGGGCACTACTTCGGGCCGAGACAGCCCAAGCTAA
- the opgC gene encoding OpgC domain-containing protein — MGISGDHSTFPAHAHLNLLGWVSLFLFGIYYHLHPATDRDRWACVQVWIWIVATVILTIGVAMVHSGREGGDPIAAIGSLIVFADMLLFGWLVIRSSPSESGSAR, encoded by the coding sequence ATGGGTATAAGTGGTGATCATTCCACCTTCCCCGCCCATGCGCACCTCAATCTGCTCGGTTGGGTGTCGCTCTTCCTTTTCGGCATCTACTACCATTTGCACCCGGCAACGGATCGCGATCGTTGGGCATGCGTCCAGGTCTGGATCTGGATCGTGGCGACGGTCATTCTCACGATTGGCGTCGCCATGGTCCATTCGGGGCGGGAGGGCGGCGACCCAATTGCCGCCATCGGCTCACTCATTGTTTTCGCGGACATGCTGCTGTTCGGATGGCTTGTCATTCGATCGAGCCCAAGCGAATCCGGGTCTGCCCGTTAG
- a CDS encoding O-methyltransferase produces the protein MRVPDYPAADAQEWSAVDGYFADMLAPSDADLNAALAANADAGLPVQDVTATQGKMLALFIKMAKASRVLEIGTLGGYSTIWMARALPADGRIVTIEAKEQHAKIAHANIARAGLADRVDIRVGAALDVLPSLEGPFDLIFIDADKPNNPYYLQWALRLAKPGTVIVLDNVVRGGAVIDAASEDATIRGVRECLRMMAEEPRLSSTAIQTVGEKGWDGFALAIVEAK, from the coding sequence ATGCGCGTGCCTGATTATCCCGCCGCCGATGCTCAAGAGTGGTCGGCTGTCGATGGCTACTTCGCCGACATGTTGGCGCCGTCGGACGCTGATCTGAACGCCGCACTTGCTGCAAATGCCGATGCCGGCCTTCCCGTCCAGGATGTGACGGCGACGCAAGGCAAGATGCTTGCCTTGTTCATCAAGATGGCGAAGGCATCGCGCGTGCTGGAAATCGGAACGCTCGGCGGATACAGCACCATATGGATGGCGCGCGCCTTACCGGCCGACGGGCGGATCGTGACGATCGAGGCGAAGGAGCAGCACGCGAAGATTGCCCACGCCAATATCGCCCGCGCCGGCCTTGCGGATCGCGTTGACATTCGTGTCGGCGCGGCCCTCGATGTCTTGCCTTCTCTCGAAGGCCCGTTCGACTTGATTTTCATCGACGCCGACAAGCCGAACAACCCATATTACTTGCAGTGGGCGCTGCGCTTGGCCAAACCCGGAACCGTCATTGTCCTGGACAATGTCGTGCGCGGCGGCGCGGTGATCGACGCGGCGAGCGAGGACGCCACCATAAGGGGCGTTCGCGAATGTCTCCGCATGATGGCCGAAGAGCCTCGGCTCAGCTCGACCGCCATTCAAACCGTTGGCGAGAAGGGATGGGACGGCTTTGCGCTCGCCATTGTCGAGGCGAAATGA
- a CDS encoding pyridoxal-phosphate dependent enzyme gives MTLHIDTPLLDSRPLGLMTGRGIWLKMDALQPAGSFKIRGIGLACEHHARNGKRRFVSSSGGNAGVAVAYAGRRLAIPVSVYVPETASERAKALIRQEGAELFVHGASWQETNERALASVGDDAVLIHPFDDPALWNGHATMIDEVVRAGAAFDAVALSVGGGGLLCGVAEGLARNGLTDVPILAVETQGAASLAAAIEAGKLIELPAITSLATTLGAKKVCARAFELTQTHRIESIVVSDRAAVDACMRFLDDHRVLVEPACGATLALAYSHADLLASYERVLFIVCGGVTASLTQLQSWKEIASKELVA, from the coding sequence ATGACCCTTCACATCGATACCCCGCTTCTCGACTCGCGCCCGTTAGGTCTTATGACCGGCCGAGGCATTTGGCTCAAGATGGACGCGCTGCAGCCGGCCGGCTCTTTCAAGATACGGGGTATCGGCTTGGCTTGCGAACATCACGCCCGCAATGGCAAGCGACGTTTCGTGTCGTCTTCCGGTGGCAATGCCGGCGTCGCCGTGGCCTATGCAGGCCGGCGTCTCGCCATTCCGGTCTCGGTTTATGTGCCGGAAACGGCATCCGAGCGCGCGAAAGCGTTGATTCGTCAGGAAGGCGCCGAACTCTTCGTTCACGGGGCCTCGTGGCAGGAGACGAACGAGCGTGCGCTCGCTTCCGTTGGCGATGATGCGGTGCTCATTCACCCCTTCGACGATCCGGCACTCTGGAACGGGCATGCGACGATGATCGATGAGGTCGTCAGGGCAGGGGCCGCCTTCGACGCCGTTGCGCTTTCGGTCGGAGGCGGCGGCCTTCTTTGCGGCGTTGCCGAAGGGCTCGCGCGGAACGGCCTTACAGACGTGCCAATTCTTGCGGTGGAGACCCAAGGCGCGGCCTCGCTCGCCGCAGCGATCGAAGCCGGCAAGCTGATCGAATTGCCGGCGATCACGAGCCTTGCAACGACGCTTGGGGCAAAGAAAGTCTGTGCCCGCGCCTTCGAACTCACTCAAACCCACAGGATAGAAAGCATTGTCGTCAGCGACCGAGCCGCCGTCGACGCATGCATGCGATTCCTTGACGATCATCGTGTGCTGGTGGAACCGGCTTGTGGCGCGACACTGGCACTCGCCTATTCGCACGCGGACCTTTTGGCATCTTATGAACGCGTTCTGTTCATTGTCTGTGGCGGCGTTACCGCATCTCTCACACAGCTCCAAAGCTGGAAAGAAATTGCTTCCAAAGAATTGGTGGCGTGA
- a CDS encoding SAM-dependent methyltransferase encodes MTKTISLTPIGYVRSSRTDPIDDNWDSVESWIELDPALFQADACQGLDAFSHIEVVYYFHRVEDPEIVQGARHPRGRSDWPKVGIFAQRAKGRPNRLGVTAAKLVGVEGLSIVVHGLDAIDGTPVLDIKPCMRSFLPRGEVIEPTWATELMQNYW; translated from the coding sequence ATGACCAAGACTATTTCTCTGACACCAATCGGCTATGTGCGATCAAGCCGCACGGACCCTATCGATGATAATTGGGACAGTGTCGAAAGCTGGATCGAACTCGATCCGGCGCTTTTCCAAGCCGATGCGTGCCAGGGGCTGGACGCGTTTTCCCACATCGAAGTTGTCTATTACTTCCATCGTGTCGAGGATCCCGAAATTGTCCAAGGCGCACGCCACCCGCGTGGAAGATCGGACTGGCCGAAGGTCGGCATATTCGCCCAACGGGCCAAGGGTCGGCCTAATCGGCTTGGGGTAACTGCCGCAAAGCTCGTTGGGGTGGAGGGTCTATCCATTGTCGTGCACGGTCTGGATGCAATCGATGGGACACCTGTTCTTGACATCAAACCATGCATGCGAAGCTTTCTGCCGCGCGGCGAGGTGATCGAGCCGACATGGGCAACGGAATTGATGCAAAATTACTGGTAG
- a CDS encoding sulfotransferase family protein codes for MLEVIGPGFGRTGTMSLKAALEILGLGPCHHMDEVFKNPHQVPYWQALAAGEPVVWDDVFSGYRAQVDWPGAHPWRDLAAAYPKAKVVLTVRPEEAWWKSFSSTIAALATAPERDRLPPHIKAMGDVVFEFIMKQTFGCPLSDHDGALRAYRQRIDDVRSAIAPDRLLVFDVREGWAPLCRFLDKPVPGVPFPRTNSQEEFWQLVRGGP; via the coding sequence ATGCTCGAGGTGATTGGGCCCGGCTTTGGCCGGACAGGAACGATGTCGCTCAAGGCGGCGCTTGAAATTCTCGGTCTCGGCCCCTGCCATCATATGGACGAGGTCTTCAAAAATCCCCATCAGGTGCCTTATTGGCAGGCGCTCGCCGCTGGCGAGCCGGTCGTATGGGACGATGTGTTTTCGGGATATCGCGCCCAGGTGGATTGGCCCGGCGCGCATCCCTGGCGCGACCTCGCGGCGGCTTATCCGAAAGCCAAAGTTGTCCTGACCGTGCGGCCGGAAGAGGCGTGGTGGAAGAGTTTTTCTTCGACCATCGCAGCGCTCGCAACCGCACCGGAGCGCGACCGTCTGCCGCCCCACATCAAGGCCATGGGCGATGTCGTCTTTGAATTCATCATGAAGCAGACCTTCGGATGTCCGCTCTCCGATCATGACGGGGCGCTACGCGCCTATCGCCAACGCATCGACGACGTTCGGAGCGCCATCGCACCGGACCGGCTGCTGGTGTTCGACGTGCGCGAGGGTTGGGCTCCGCTCTGCCGCTTCCTCGACAAGCCTGTACCGGGCGTTCCATTTCCCCGCACGAATTCGCAAGAGGAGTTCTGGCAACTGGTGCGCGGAGGGCCGTGA
- a CDS encoding purple acid phosphatase family protein, with protein sequence MNEQPSLELSRRKLLAAAGITGAALLSASPSQAEEAKEAKPSDLMSKPLDPVATPMVAGLHLQFGADASSEMVVSWHTQQAVKNARVLVGQLDGRLERIVEATEATYVDGKSQKSVSAYHAKIGDLKPDASYLYAALHDGAEPEFGSFRTAPRGRAPLSFTSFGDQGTPGLTKEVPAQHAPPDKLKRTFVNDNLGSPAAGDTTMGVERQRPLFHLFNGDLVYANLAEDRVRNWWDFWHNNSRSARNRPWMPCPGNHENERGNGPIGYSAYQTYFSLPPVEGQNETTRGLWYAFTAGSVRVISLHNDDVCYQDGGDSYVRGYSKGAQKAWLEKELAAAQANRDIDWIIVCMHQVVISTVDYFNGADLGVRQEWAPLFDKYGVDLVVCGHEHHYERSHPIRGQQQNATLTPIPVSTDKDVIDTSKGTVHMLIGGGGTSVPSHDLFFDPPAARVVTGVGERNPDTGKLRSIFVKEDAPWSAVRNAAHAYGFANFVLDPGSQPSGDTSIKVTYYDVIGSDGQISPFETFTLRKSRRD encoded by the coding sequence ATGAACGAACAGCCCAGCCTCGAACTCAGCCGCCGGAAGCTCCTGGCCGCTGCGGGAATCACGGGAGCGGCGTTGCTCTCGGCTTCGCCATCGCAAGCGGAAGAGGCAAAGGAGGCAAAGCCGTCCGACCTCATGTCCAAGCCTCTGGATCCTGTGGCGACGCCCATGGTTGCCGGACTGCACCTGCAATTCGGCGCGGATGCGTCTTCCGAAATGGTCGTGTCCTGGCACACGCAGCAAGCCGTCAAGAATGCGCGTGTTTTGGTGGGCCAACTCGACGGCCGGTTGGAGCGGATCGTTGAGGCGACGGAGGCCACTTACGTGGACGGAAAATCGCAGAAGAGCGTCTCCGCCTATCACGCGAAAATCGGCGATTTGAAGCCGGATGCCTCTTATCTCTATGCCGCTCTGCATGATGGTGCCGAGCCCGAATTCGGCAGCTTCCGCACTGCACCCCGCGGCCGCGCGCCGCTCAGCTTTACAAGCTTTGGCGATCAGGGCACACCGGGTCTCACCAAGGAAGTGCCGGCGCAGCATGCTCCCCCGGACAAGCTCAAGCGGACCTTCGTGAACGACAATCTGGGCTCGCCCGCCGCCGGCGACACGACCATGGGCGTCGAGCGTCAGCGGCCCTTGTTCCATCTGTTCAATGGCGATCTGGTCTACGCCAATCTCGCCGAGGACCGTGTTCGGAACTGGTGGGATTTTTGGCACAACAACAGCCGCAGCGCGCGCAACCGTCCGTGGATGCCGTGCCCGGGCAACCATGAGAACGAGCGCGGCAACGGGCCGATCGGCTATTCGGCGTACCAGACGTATTTTTCGCTGCCGCCTGTCGAGGGCCAGAATGAGACGACGCGCGGCCTCTGGTATGCCTTCACGGCCGGCTCCGTGCGGGTGATCAGCCTCCACAATGACGATGTCTGCTATCAGGACGGCGGCGATTCCTATGTGCGCGGCTATTCGAAGGGCGCGCAAAAAGCGTGGTTGGAAAAGGAACTCGCCGCGGCGCAGGCGAACCGCGATATCGACTGGATCATCGTGTGCATGCACCAGGTCGTCATTTCGACGGTCGATTATTTCAACGGGGCCGATTTGGGCGTGCGCCAAGAATGGGCGCCGTTGTTCGACAAATATGGCGTCGACTTGGTCGTGTGCGGGCATGAGCATCATTACGAGCGCTCGCACCCCATTCGCGGACAGCAGCAGAACGCGACTCTTACGCCCATCCCCGTCTCGACCGATAAGGACGTGATCGATACGAGCAAGGGCACCGTGCACATGCTGATCGGCGGCGGCGGAACGTCGGTTCCTTCGCACGACCTGTTCTTCGATCCGCCGGCTGCTCGCGTCGTGACCGGGGTTGGCGAGCGCAATCCCGATACGGGCAAGCTCAGATCGATCTTCGTGAAGGAAGATGCGCCATGGTCGGCGGTGCGCAACGCCGCGCATGCCTATGGCTTCGCGAACTTCGTTCTCGATCCCGGCTCACAACCTAGCGGCGACACGTCGATCAAGGTCACTTATTACGACGTCATCGGTTCGGACGGGCAGATTTCGCCATTTGAAACCTTCACCCTGCGTAAGTCCCGCCGGGATTGA
- a CDS encoding DUF3455 domain-containing protein produces MLALPATAQDASSASALDVPDTHVVASLEASGVQIYECRQKSDGTLQWALKAPDANLYDDAGALVAHHFEGPSWRANDGSQIAGSVLRQAPSGTPNSIPQLLLAAKSVGAKGVLSDVQYIQRLATVGGVAPARACTSVGEEGRAPYLARYVFLR; encoded by the coding sequence ATGCTCGCGCTACCGGCTACCGCGCAGGATGCTTCTTCCGCCAGCGCGCTTGACGTTCCCGACACGCATGTCGTGGCGTCGCTCGAAGCGAGCGGCGTGCAAATATACGAATGTCGACAGAAAAGTGACGGCACGTTGCAATGGGCGCTGAAAGCGCCGGATGCGAATCTGTATGACGATGCGGGCGCACTCGTCGCGCACCATTTCGAGGGACCGTCGTGGCGCGCGAACGACGGGAGTCAGATCGCGGGAAGCGTGCTTCGGCAAGCGCCCAGCGGCACGCCGAATAGCATCCCGCAACTGTTGCTCGCCGCCAAAAGCGTCGGCGCGAAGGGCGTGCTTTCGGACGTTCAGTACATCCAGCGCCTCGCTACCGTCGGCGGCGTCGCACCCGCTCGCGCTTGCACGAGCGTCGGCGAAGAGGGGCGTGCCCCCTACCTTGCGCGATACGTGTTTCTGCGCTGA
- a CDS encoding IS630 family transposase (programmed frameshift), which translates to MAGAYSQDLRDRVIDAVVVGGMSRRGAAERFGVSEASAIKWVERFERSGSRTAAKMGGYKRVKLAPHRAFLEGLRAEKSDITLQALCDRLLAERGVAADTSLMSRFFRRLGVTIKKTLVAREQDRPDVKRHRLRWRSHQQRIDPARLVFIDETWTKTNMTRRYGWAPRGQRLVAKVPHGHWKTATFLAALRNDRVEAPCLFNGPINGERFLAYVEQFLVPTLKPNDIVVLDNLGSHKGKAVRAAVRAAGARLVFLPKYSPDLNPIEQVFAKLKTLVRKAAPRSFDAIANALATALTAFSSQECANYLRNSGYAST; encoded by the exons ATGGCAGGAGCTTATTCTCAGGATTTGCGTGATCGGGTGATCGACGCGGTTGTGGTTGGGGGCATGAGCCGCCGCGGTGCGGCGGAGCGATTTGGGGTCAGCGAGGCATCGGCCATCAAGTGGGTCGAGCGCTTTGAGCGAAGCGGCTCACGGACGGCGGCGAAAATGGGGGGCTACAAGCGCGTGAAGCTGGCGCCGCACCGGGCGTTTCTCGAAGGTTTGCGCGCCGAGAAATCCGACATCACGCTGCAGGCGCTTTGCGATCGACTGTTGGCCGAACGCGGTGTCGCCGCCGACACGTCGCTGATGAGCCGGTTTTTCCGCCGCCTCGGCGTCACGATC AAAAAGACGCTCGTCGCCCGCGAGCAAGACCGCCCGGACGTGAAGCGCCATCGGCTGCGCTGGCGCAGCCATCAGCAGCGCATCGATCCCGCGCGGCTCGTCTTCATCGACGAAACCTGGACCAAAACCAACATGACCCGCCGCTATGGCTGGGCACCGCGGGGCCAACGGCTCGTGGCAAAGGTGCCGCATGGGCACTGGAAGACGGCGACCTTTCTGGCCGCCTTGCGCAATGACCGCGTTGAGGCGCCATGCCTGTTCAACGGACCCATCAACGGCGAGCGTTTTCTCGCCTATGTCGAACAATTCCTGGTTCCGACCCTCAAACCCAACGATATCGTTGTGCTCGACAATCTGGGATCGCACAAAGGCAAGGCGGTGCGAGCGGCCGTGCGCGCCGCTGGGGCCCGCCTCGTCTTTCTGCCCAAATACTCCCCCGATCTCAACCCGATCGAGCAAGTCTTCGCAAAGCTGAAAACGCTCGTGCGAAAAGCCGCGCCCCGCTCGTTCGATGCCATCGCCAACGCTCTGGCAACAGCCTTGACCGCCTTCTCTTCGCAAGAATGCGCCAATTATCTCAGAAACTCAGGATACGCATCTACCTAA